One stretch of Pseudoxanthomonas sp. Root65 DNA includes these proteins:
- the tsaB gene encoding tRNA (adenosine(37)-N6)-threonylcarbamoyltransferase complex dimerization subunit type 1 TsaB yields the protein MKLLAFETATEACSIAVYVDGEVRERFEVAPRRHAELALPWAEQLLAEAGIARAQLDAIALSRGPGAFTGVRLAIALAQGIALALDRPLLPVSTLAVLAARVPPPCVVAGEAGCAVVSAPPILAAIDARMGEVYTGTFAWRDHVLTATSAEAVLAPAGYDLPGDDAGWIGVGTGLAAADGVLATRLQARFARIDAQALPHAADLARLAADAFARGEAVAPEQVEPAYLRNNVALTLEEQKALRASRA from the coding sequence ATGAAGCTGCTCGCCTTCGAAACCGCCACCGAAGCCTGTTCCATCGCCGTGTATGTCGATGGCGAGGTGCGCGAGCGTTTCGAGGTCGCGCCGCGGCGGCATGCCGAGCTGGCCTTGCCGTGGGCGGAGCAATTGCTCGCCGAAGCGGGGATCGCGCGGGCGCAACTCGACGCCATCGCCCTGAGTCGTGGCCCCGGCGCGTTCACCGGTGTACGCCTGGCGATCGCGCTGGCGCAGGGCATTGCGCTGGCGCTGGACCGGCCGCTGCTGCCGGTGTCCACGCTGGCGGTGCTGGCCGCACGCGTGCCGCCGCCGTGCGTGGTCGCCGGCGAGGCCGGCTGTGCGGTCGTTTCGGCGCCGCCGATCCTGGCCGCGATCGACGCGCGCATGGGGGAGGTCTACACGGGCACGTTCGCCTGGCGCGACCACGTGCTGACCGCGACGTCCGCGGAAGCCGTGCTGGCGCCGGCCGGCTACGACCTGCCCGGCGATGACGCTGGCTGGATCGGCGTGGGTACGGGCCTCGCCGCCGCAGACGGTGTGCTCGCCACGCGCCTGCAGGCCCGCTTCGCCCGCATCGACGCGCAGGCGCTGCCGCATGCGGCCGATCTCGCGCGGCTGGCGGCGGATGCCTTCGCGCGCGGCGAGGCGGTCGCGCCCGAGCAGGTCGAGCCGGCCTACCTGCGCAACAACGTCGCCCTGACGCTGGAAGAACAGAAAGCCCTGCGCGCCTCGCGCGCCTGA
- a CDS encoding energy transducer TonB, producing MSAVPVPPPKIGANERLGATLALSLIVHGLLVLGVGFALDDAAPVMPTLDVILSQTSTPLTPKEADFLAAANQEGGGESEQAKRPRDSQAGWIPQPDTGLAPQPLRAQTTAPVPPPESRVVTTRDSEMRTPTPEARPQPDQPDLPLGQQKVQRDAEMARLAAEYHLRSELYAKRPKRKFVSASTKEYVYANYLRAWVDRAERVGNLNYPDEARRRRLAGTLVISVAVRRDGSVEQTRIIQSSGIPLLDSTAQRIVQLSSPFPPLPETAENVDVLHVTRTWRFLPGGEVRDE from the coding sequence ATGTCGGCGGTTCCCGTACCACCGCCGAAGATCGGCGCCAACGAACGCCTCGGTGCAACGCTCGCGCTGTCGCTGATCGTGCACGGCCTGCTGGTGCTGGGCGTGGGCTTCGCCCTGGACGACGCCGCGCCGGTGATGCCGACGCTGGACGTGATCCTGAGCCAGACCAGCACCCCGCTGACCCCGAAGGAAGCCGATTTCCTGGCGGCGGCCAACCAGGAAGGCGGCGGCGAGAGCGAGCAGGCCAAGCGCCCGCGCGACAGCCAGGCCGGTTGGATTCCGCAGCCCGACACCGGCCTGGCGCCGCAACCGCTGCGCGCGCAGACCACCGCACCGGTGCCGCCGCCGGAGAGCCGGGTGGTGACCACGCGCGACAGCGAGATGCGCACGCCCACCCCGGAAGCCCGCCCGCAGCCTGACCAGCCCGACCTGCCGCTGGGACAGCAGAAAGTGCAGCGCGACGCGGAAATGGCGCGTTTGGCGGCCGAATACCACCTGCGCTCCGAGCTGTACGCCAAGCGGCCGAAGCGCAAGTTCGTCTCAGCCAGCACCAAGGAGTACGTCTACGCCAACTACCTGCGTGCGTGGGTGGACCGCGCCGAGCGGGTGGGCAACCTCAACTACCCCGACGAGGCGCGTCGCCGACGCCTCGCCGGCACGCTGGTGATCAGCGTGGCGGTGCGCCGCGACGGCAGCGTCGAGCAGACCCGCATCATCCAGTCCAGCGGCATCCCGCTGCTGGATTCCACCGCGCAGCGCATCGTGCAGCTGTCCTCGCCGTTCCCGCCATTGCCGGAAACCGCGGAGAACGTCGACGTCCTGCATGTCACCCGCACCTGGCGCTTCCTGCCGGGCGGCGAAGTGCGCGACGAGTAA
- the gshB gene encoding glutathione synthase: MPLDVIVIMDPIGSIKIAKDTTFAMLLEAQRRGHRLHYVTPGRLSLRDGVAHAQVAPLTVRDDKRDWFTLGEPQDLAFGPGQVVLMRKDPPVDDQYLYDTHVLGIAQQAGALIVNDPQGLRDFNEKLAALLFPQCCPPTLVSRDPSALKAFVAEHGEAVLKPLDGMGGRSIFRVKAGDPNTNVILETLIGDGSLTLAQRFIPGIKDGDKRVLLVDGEPVDYALARIPQGDEFRGNLAAGGRGEGRPLSERDRWIAAQVGPEMKRRGMLFVGLDVIGDYLTEVNVTSPTCVRELDAQFGLNIAGQLFDVIEKKLAR, from the coding sequence ATGCCGCTGGACGTCATCGTCATCATGGACCCCATCGGGTCCATCAAGATCGCCAAGGACACCACCTTCGCCATGCTGCTGGAAGCCCAGCGGCGCGGCCACCGCCTGCACTACGTCACCCCCGGCCGGCTGTCGCTGCGCGACGGCGTGGCCCACGCCCAGGTGGCGCCGCTGACGGTCCGCGACGACAAGCGCGACTGGTTCACCCTCGGCGAGCCGCAGGACCTGGCCTTCGGTCCCGGCCAGGTCGTGCTGATGCGCAAGGACCCGCCGGTCGATGACCAGTATCTTTATGACACCCACGTGCTGGGCATCGCCCAGCAGGCCGGCGCGCTGATCGTCAACGACCCGCAGGGCCTGCGCGACTTCAACGAGAAGCTGGCCGCCCTGCTCTTCCCGCAGTGCTGCCCGCCCACCCTGGTGAGCCGCGACCCGTCCGCGCTGAAGGCCTTCGTCGCCGAGCACGGCGAGGCCGTGCTGAAGCCGCTGGACGGCATGGGCGGCCGCTCGATCTTCCGCGTCAAGGCCGGCGACCCCAACACCAACGTCATTTTGGAAACCCTGATCGGCGACGGCAGCCTGACCCTGGCGCAGCGCTTCATCCCCGGCATCAAGGACGGCGACAAGCGCGTGCTGCTGGTCGATGGCGAGCCGGTGGACTACGCACTGGCGCGCATTCCGCAGGGCGACGAGTTCCGCGGCAACCTGGCCGCCGGCGGCCGCGGCGAAGGCCGCCCGCTCAGCGAGCGCGACCGCTGGATCGCCGCCCAGGTCGGCCCGGAGATGAAGCGGCGCGGCATGCTGTTCGTCGGTCTGGACGTGATCGGCGACTACCTGACCGAGGTCAATGTCACCAGCCCCACCTGCGTGCGCGAGCTGGACGCGCAGTTCGGCCTGAACATCGCGGGGCAGCTGTTCGACGTGATCGAGAAGAAGCTGGCGCGCTGA
- a CDS encoding response regulator, which yields MTQNEGQAGGLHGLRVMVIDDSKTIRRTAETLLKREGCEVVTATDGFEALAKIADQQPQIIFVDIMMPRLDGYQTCALIKNNQVFKSTPVIMLSSKDSLFDKARGRIVGSEQYLTKPFTREELLDAIRAHVST from the coding sequence ATGACGCAGAACGAAGGCCAGGCCGGTGGACTCCACGGCCTACGGGTCATGGTGATCGATGACTCGAAAACCATCCGCCGCACCGCGGAAACCCTGCTCAAACGCGAGGGTTGCGAAGTCGTGACCGCGACGGACGGGTTCGAGGCCTTGGCCAAGATCGCCGACCAGCAGCCGCAGATCATCTTCGTGGACATCATGATGCCGCGCCTGGACGGGTATCAGACCTGTGCGCTGATCAAGAACAACCAGGTGTTCAAGTCCACGCCGGTCATCATGCTGTCGTCCAAGGACAGCCTGTTCGACAAGGCGCGCGGGCGCATCGTCGGCTCGGAGCAGTACCTGACCAAGCCGTTCACGCGCGAGGAACTCCTCGACGCCATCCGCGCCCACGTCAGCACCTGA
- a CDS encoding chemotaxis protein CheW, which translates to MRTPFDTLAEYERRSLAHAVLQPAREIAQDQYRGVGYRVGKRRLISNFGEVVEIVQMPPVTPVPGAHPWLLGIGNLRGNLFPVVDLKQFLEGERTVLHEGQRVLVMRQAGGDVALTIDELYGQRSFHQSQQVEPGDLADGRYGHFIDRAFASDDQRWGVFALGLLARTPEFRQTAL; encoded by the coding sequence ATCCGCACACCGTTCGATACGCTGGCCGAATACGAGCGGCGCAGTCTGGCGCATGCCGTGCTGCAGCCGGCGCGCGAGATCGCGCAGGACCAGTACCGCGGCGTGGGTTACCGCGTGGGCAAGCGCCGGCTGATCTCCAACTTCGGGGAAGTTGTGGAAATCGTGCAGATGCCGCCCGTGACGCCGGTGCCGGGGGCGCACCCGTGGCTGCTGGGCATCGGCAACCTGCGCGGCAACCTGTTTCCGGTGGTGGACCTGAAGCAGTTCCTCGAAGGCGAGCGCACCGTGCTGCACGAAGGCCAGCGCGTGCTGGTCATGCGCCAGGCCGGTGGCGATGTCGCGCTGACCATCGACGAACTGTACGGCCAGCGCAGCTTCCACCAGTCGCAGCAGGTCGAGCCGGGGGATCTGGCGGACGGCCGCTACGGACATTTCATCGATCGCGCTTTCGCCAGCGACGATCAGCGGTGGGGCGTCTTTGCGCTGGGGTTGCTTGCGCGCACGCCCGAATTCCGCCAGACCGCGCTCTGA
- a CDS encoding methyl-accepting chemotaxis protein, with product MSTATDSPSAGKVGSFGNNFWLLLLALSVLVFGANTGVATYQGSRLSGASTGASDMRVLSQQLTNQGREAVAGNAEAFKAFKETKRSVESTVSDLQSRFGNEGAISGPLAKLSATWAPLGKNADQIVASESAVLALAGNADRFATQVPNLQAQLNEVVRAMSASGAPSSQIYSALQQVVLAGTMARRVTEIRAGGPGAATAGDALGRDAVLFGQVLDGLRDGNPDLGIAPVRNAAALSALQNSQTLWTAMKKDLDAILASSRNLFAAQSAAAALTNGSGQMLQDSTNLFQAFSAFGSVRDTRLFPNFWLGIASGIAALVSIIGLLWSLYRTRQREQEMRYQTQVEYNSRNQQAIMRLLDEISSLGEGDLTVKASVTEDMTGAIADAINYAVDELRNLVTTINDTSVQVAASTQETQATALQLAEAAGHQADQITTASDRISEIATSIDQVSKNSTESAEVAQRSVQIATEGAGVVRETIRGMDQIRDQIQETSKRIKRLGESSQEIGSVVELINDISEQTNILALNAAVQAASAGEAGRGFAVVADEVQRLAERTSGATRRIESLVQTIQADTNEAVSSMEQTTAEVVSGARLAEDAGTALGEIERVSNDLNNLIKGISSAAQQQSSAALDITQTMGVIRQITSQTSLGAGQTAESIGHLAQLAADLRRSVADFKLPG from the coding sequence ATGAGCACTGCGACGGATTCTCCTAGCGCCGGCAAGGTCGGCAGTTTCGGCAACAACTTCTGGTTGCTGCTGCTGGCGCTGTCGGTGCTGGTCTTTGGTGCCAACACCGGCGTGGCCACCTACCAGGGCAGCCGCCTGTCCGGCGCCAGCACCGGCGCATCCGACATGCGCGTGCTGTCGCAGCAGCTGACCAACCAGGGCCGGGAGGCGGTCGCCGGCAACGCCGAGGCCTTCAAGGCGTTCAAGGAGACCAAGCGGTCGGTCGAGTCCACCGTATCCGACCTGCAGAGCCGCTTCGGCAACGAAGGCGCCATCTCCGGTCCGCTGGCCAAGCTGAGCGCCACCTGGGCGCCGCTGGGCAAGAACGCCGACCAGATCGTCGCGTCCGAATCGGCCGTGCTGGCCCTGGCCGGCAACGCCGACCGCTTCGCCACCCAGGTGCCCAACCTGCAGGCGCAGCTCAACGAAGTGGTGCGCGCCATGTCCGCCAGCGGCGCGCCGTCCTCGCAGATCTACAGCGCGCTGCAGCAGGTCGTGCTGGCCGGCACCATGGCCCGCCGCGTGACCGAAATCCGTGCCGGTGGCCCGGGCGCAGCCACCGCCGGCGACGCGCTGGGCCGCGACGCCGTGCTGTTCGGCCAGGTGCTGGACGGCCTGCGCGACGGCAACCCGGACCTGGGCATCGCCCCGGTCCGCAACGCCGCCGCCCTGTCCGCGCTGCAGAATTCGCAGACCCTGTGGACCGCGATGAAGAAGGACCTGGACGCGATCCTGGCAAGCTCGCGCAACCTGTTCGCCGCGCAGTCGGCCGCCGCCGCGCTGACCAACGGCTCGGGCCAGATGCTCCAGGACAGCACCAACCTGTTCCAGGCGTTCTCGGCCTTCGGTTCGGTGCGCGACACGCGCCTGTTCCCCAACTTCTGGCTCGGCATCGCCTCGGGCATCGCGGCGCTGGTGTCGATCATCGGCCTGTTGTGGTCGCTGTACCGCACCCGCCAGCGCGAGCAGGAAATGCGCTACCAGACGCAGGTGGAATACAACAGCCGCAACCAGCAGGCGATCATGCGGCTGCTGGACGAAATCAGCTCGCTGGGTGAGGGCGACCTGACGGTGAAGGCCTCGGTGACCGAGGACATGACCGGCGCCATCGCGGACGCCATCAACTACGCCGTGGACGAACTGCGCAACCTGGTGACCACCATCAACGACACCTCGGTGCAGGTGGCGGCGTCGACCCAGGAAACCCAGGCTACCGCACTGCAACTGGCGGAAGCCGCCGGCCACCAGGCCGACCAGATCACCACCGCCTCCGACCGCATCAGCGAAATCGCGACCAGCATCGACCAGGTGTCGAAGAACTCCACCGAGTCGGCCGAAGTGGCGCAGCGCTCGGTGCAGATCGCCACCGAGGGCGCCGGCGTGGTGCGCGAGACGATCCGCGGCATGGACCAGATCCGCGACCAGATCCAGGAAACCTCCAAGCGCATCAAGCGCCTGGGCGAGTCCTCGCAGGAAATCGGCTCGGTGGTGGAACTGATCAACGACATTTCCGAACAGACCAACATCCTGGCGCTCAACGCGGCCGTGCAGGCGGCTTCGGCCGGTGAAGCGGGCCGCGGTTTCGCGGTCGTGGCCGACGAAGTGCAGCGCCTCGCCGAGCGCACCTCGGGCGCGACGCGCCGCATCGAATCGCTGGTGCAGACCATCCAGGCCGACACCAACGAAGCGGTCAGCTCGATGGAGCAGACCACCGCCGAAGTGGTGTCCGGTGCGCGACTGGCCGAGGACGCAGGTACCGCGCTGGGCGAGATCGAGCGCGTGTCGAACGACCTGAACAACCTCATCAAGGGCATCTCCAGTGCCGCGCAGCAGCAGTCGTCGGCCGCCCTGGACATCACCCAGACGATGGGCGTGATCCGCCAGATCACCTCGCAGACCTCGTTGGGTGCCGGGCAGACCGCCGAGTCCATCGGCCACCTTGCGCAGTTGGCCGCGGACCTGCGCCGCTCGGTCGCCGACTTCAAGCTGCCGGGCTGA